One Dehalococcoidia bacterium genomic region harbors:
- a CDS encoding PQQ-binding-like beta-propeller repeat protein, whose amino-acid sequence MIGRYRVIANLASGSQGTVYRAHNPDLDREVALKVMHPHLANPDVITRLQREARIVASISHANIAVLTDIGEHEGAQFIAIEYVPHTARELIDRGPMDVSRAITIAYKAALAMEAARTSRHGITHHDIKPDNLLLTSLGHEGVVKLIDFGLAHAADLAPMTTTGSQWGTPYYMPPEQWMGEGGDPRSDVYSLGVDLYQMLTGQVPFSSTASNSLAQHHEIARQHIEVDAATLRSIRGDMSVSLEAIVVRCMAKSPGDRYQTPGEMANALAEVIGLATTPGVSLPVPRPPVDVGRGASKPPRRNRLPLMAAGGLRATIVIVLIVVVASQSRENIERPILPDRPAPPSGAPPAVLSPTPTHTPVSVSAGAGTLVMAFTATPTNSPVATPTETPVPTPTGTHTPTSTPELTVTPVPTLIPYPLQPTYTPLPTSTSRPIPASLPTSTPRPTETRTPISTPTPYPLKPTYTPLPTSTPEPTATRSPIPTPTYTPTRAPKPTATPTRTPTPSVTPTRTATPIPFHTATPTPIPTTQLRWRYETNGSRWSSPTLAGGAVYIGSTDNSVYALHARSGELIWTYGTDGDVQSSPAVSNGVVFVGSWDSYLYALDAATDDRKWSYSTDSRIVSSPSVANGVVYVGSNYHRLYALDADTGELVWSYETGGAVQSSPAVADGKVYVGSNDHYVYALDAGTGEPVWSHETEDVVQSSPSVAARKVYVGLGDDLVYALDATTGVVAWTYDARYPVLSLPAGSNGAVYIGSENGTLHAVDGNTENELWTSTKGSPQSSPAVAGGAVYIGARNGQLYVLRADTGDELRSHQLGAPYTPHPQWKMSWCTSHRWTST is encoded by the coding sequence ATGATTGGCAGATACCGTGTTATCGCGAACTTGGCGTCGGGAAGTCAGGGAACTGTGTACCGCGCCCACAATCCTGACCTTGACCGGGAGGTAGCACTGAAGGTAATGCATCCGCACTTGGCTAATCCAGACGTGATCACTCGCCTCCAGCGGGAGGCAAGAATAGTCGCGTCGATAAGCCACGCGAACATCGCAGTCCTCACGGACATCGGAGAGCACGAGGGAGCGCAATTCATTGCAATTGAGTATGTCCCTCACACAGCCAGGGAGCTCATTGACCGTGGTCCTATGGACGTTTCGCGAGCCATCACAATTGCATATAAGGCGGCACTTGCAATGGAGGCTGCTCGAACGAGCAGGCATGGGATTACACACCATGACATCAAGCCGGACAATCTCTTGCTGACGTCTCTTGGACATGAGGGAGTGGTGAAGCTGATCGACTTCGGGTTAGCTCACGCAGCAGACTTGGCTCCCATGACAACCACAGGTTCCCAGTGGGGAACACCGTACTACATGCCTCCCGAGCAGTGGATGGGAGAAGGCGGAGACCCACGATCAGACGTGTACTCATTGGGAGTGGACCTGTACCAGATGTTGACTGGACAAGTCCCATTCAGTTCGACAGCATCGAACAGTCTGGCGCAGCACCACGAGATAGCCCGTCAGCACATAGAGGTCGATGCAGCGACGCTTCGTTCAATCCGGGGGGACATGTCAGTGTCGCTGGAGGCGATAGTCGTCAGGTGCATGGCGAAGTCCCCCGGTGATCGGTACCAGACGCCAGGTGAGATGGCGAATGCCCTGGCAGAAGTCATTGGACTAGCAACGACACCGGGTGTGTCCCTGCCTGTCCCGAGACCACCAGTTGACGTAGGGAGAGGTGCCTCGAAGCCTCCACGGCGAAACCGGCTTCCGCTGATGGCGGCCGGAGGGTTGCGAGCGACGATCGTAATTGTGCTCATCGTAGTTGTTGCATCTCAGTCACGTGAGAACATTGAACGTCCCATACTTCCAGACCGTCCAGCGCCTCCTTCTGGAGCTCCGCCCGCCGTCTTGAGTCCCACACCGACCCATACTCCGGTGTCCGTCTCAGCGGGTGCGGGAACTCTGGTGATGGCATTTACAGCGACGCCGACTAACTCACCGGTCGCCACTCCTACGGAGACCCCTGTTCCGACTCCAACGGGTACGCATACACCCACGTCCACACCAGAACTTACGGTGACCCCTGTCCCTACGCTGATCCCGTACCCTCTGCAGCCGACTTACACGCCTCTGCCCACAAGCACATCAAGACCGATACCTGCATCACTGCCTACAAGTACGCCAAGACCAACCGAGACCCGTACTCCGATTTCTACGCCGACTCCGTATCCCTTAAAGCCCACATACACACCCCTGCCAACAAGCACACCGGAACCAACCGCGACTCGTTCTCCGATCCCTACGCCGACCTATACGCCCACGCGCGCACCGAAGCCAACTGCTACACCTACGCGCACACCAACGCCATCGGTCACTCCCACACGCACTGCGACCCCGATTCCCTTCCATACGGCGACCCCGACTCCAATTCCCACCACTCAGCTGCGGTGGCGTTACGAGACCAACGGAAGCAGGTGGTCGTCGCCTACTTTAGCTGGCGGAGCTGTATACATCGGGTCGACGGATAACAGTGTGTACGCTCTACATGCGCGTAGCGGAGAGCTGATTTGGACCTATGGGACGGATGGTGACGTTCAGTCCTCGCCTGCGGTGTCTAACGGCGTGGTATTCGTCGGCTCATGGGATAGCTATCTGTACGCTCTGGATGCGGCAACCGACGACCGGAAGTGGAGCTACTCGACAGATAGCAGAATTGTTTCGTCGCCATCCGTGGCCAACGGGGTGGTGTACGTTGGATCAAACTATCACCGTCTGTACGCACTGGACGCGGACACCGGAGAGCTGGTCTGGAGCTACGAGACAGGGGGCGCCGTCCAATCCTCGCCTGCGGTAGCTGACGGGAAAGTGTATGTCGGCTCGAACGACCACTACGTCTACGCGCTGGACGCAGGCACCGGAGAACCGGTCTGGAGTCATGAGACAGAGGATGTCGTGCAATCCTCGCCATCTGTAGCTGCCAGGAAGGTGTACGTTGGCTTAGGCGATGACTTGGTTTACGCGCTGGATGCGACCACGGGAGTCGTGGCCTGGACATATGATGCAAGATACCCGGTGCTCTCCTTACCCGCAGGGTCGAATGGCGCAGTGTACATAGGATCAGAGAATGGCACTCTTCACGCGGTGGATGGCAATACCGAGAACGAGTTATGGACTTCCACAAAGGGTAGTCCACAATCCTCGCCGGCAGTAGCTGGAGGGGCTGTATACATCGGGGCAAGGAATGGCCAACTGTACGTACTGCGTGCTGACACTGGGGACGAGCTTCGGAGTCACCAGTTGGGGGCGCCGTACACTCCTCATCCGCAGTGGAAAATGTCATGGTGTACATCGCATCGCTGGACGAGTACCTGA